A stretch of the Candidatus Binatus sp. genome encodes the following:
- a CDS encoding PPOX class F420-dependent oxidoreductase, protein MASKTIPENFLDLLTTKKALANIATLMPDGSPQVTPVWFDYTNGKIRINTARGRVKARNLKVGAKVAMAIVDPENPFRYIGIRGPVVSETENGADAHIDSLAKKYLGQDKYPFRQPGEVRVTYVIEPASVHVMG, encoded by the coding sequence ATGGCATCGAAAACGATCCCCGAGAATTTTCTTGACCTCCTCACCACCAAGAAGGCGCTGGCGAATATCGCAACCCTGATGCCCGACGGGTCGCCGCAAGTGACCCCCGTATGGTTCGACTACACCAACGGGAAAATCCGCATCAACACAGCGCGCGGACGGGTAAAGGCGCGCAATCTGAAGGTCGGCGCGAAGGTCGCCATGGCCATCGTCGATCCGGAAAATCCTTTTCGCTACATCGGGATACGCGGACCGGTGGTGAGCGAAACCGAGAATGGCGCCGACGCGCATATCGACAGCCTGGCCAAGAAGTACCTGGGACAGGACAAGTATCCGTTCCGCCAGCCGGGCGAGGTCCGCGTGACATACGTGATCGAGCCCGCATCCGTGCACGTCATGGGCTAG